Proteins encoded together in one Chryseobacterium sp. G0201 window:
- a CDS encoding PepSY-associated TM helix domain-containing protein yields MKKKHHKKKPSVFKKWTGKLHLWFGLGIGFLIFIISITGALYVFKDEVENITRKDVIYHNEQNIDQKQILPIRVLEKSVDAQVKEKYPIHWVNIPIDKKMSYQFYWYEHNTDAWNYFDEFPIYKVAYVNPYDGKVLRTYDEKNGFFQIVKMIHWSYLLKQDWGTYVVGIPVIIFVIMLISGIILWWPKNKAARKQRFSFKWKNIKSWKRKNYDLHNILGFYASIFALIFSITGLFYAFFVVQAAIYVIFSGGETKYPDFTHIKTKAPIELRTEGTLDKISNTVKAKYPDSYGFALDLGHPHMDDHEHPNFEVYVKHLSYSYHKSSSLIFDENSGELLHTHDMKDKNFGEKTVGANYDIHVGSILGLPTKIIAFVVSLICASLPVTGFLVWWGRRKKKTVKTA; encoded by the coding sequence TTGATCTTCATCATCTCCATTACTGGTGCATTATATGTTTTTAAAGACGAAGTTGAGAATATTACCAGAAAAGATGTCATCTATCATAATGAACAAAATATTGATCAAAAACAGATTCTTCCAATTCGCGTGTTGGAAAAATCTGTAGATGCTCAGGTAAAAGAAAAATACCCTATTCACTGGGTAAATATTCCTATCGATAAAAAAATGTCCTATCAATTCTATTGGTACGAGCACAATACCGATGCATGGAATTATTTTGATGAATTCCCTATTTATAAAGTTGCTTACGTTAATCCTTACGACGGAAAAGTTTTAAGAACCTACGATGAGAAAAACGGGTTCTTCCAGATCGTAAAAATGATCCACTGGAGTTATTTGTTAAAGCAGGACTGGGGAACATATGTCGTGGGAATTCCTGTCATAATCTTTGTCATCATGCTGATATCAGGAATTATTTTATGGTGGCCTAAAAACAAAGCTGCCAGAAAGCAACGTTTTTCATTCAAATGGAAAAATATCAAAAGCTGGAAAAGAAAGAACTACGACCTTCATAATATCTTAGGGTTTTATGCATCAATTTTTGCTTTAATCTTTTCAATTACAGGGTTATTTTACGCATTTTTTGTCGTTCAGGCAGCCATCTATGTGATCTTCTCAGGAGGTGAAACAAAATATCCGGATTTCACTCACATCAAGACAAAAGCTCCGATAGAACTGAGAACTGAAGGTACATTAGACAAGATAAGCAATACCGTTAAAGCAAAATATCCTGATTCTTATGGTTTCGCACTCGATCTTGGACATCCGCACATGGATGATCACGAACATCCGAATTTCGAAGTTTATGTAAAACATTTGTCATACTCTTATCATAAAAGCAGCAGTCTTATTTTTGATGAAAATTCAGGAGAGCTGCTTCATACTCACGACATGAAAGACAAAAATTTTGGAGAAAAAACGGTTGGAGCCAATTATGACATTCATGTTGGATCAATTTTAGGTCTTCCTACCAAGATTATTGCCTTCGTTGTAAGTTTGATATGTGCCTCATTACCAGTTACTGGCTTCCTTGTTTGGTGGGGAAGGCGAAAAAAGAAAACAGTAAAAACTGCTTAA